TGAGGGGCCGCTCGACCTTCTTCTGTACCTGATCCAGAAGGAAGAGGTCGATATATACGATATACCGATCGCCAAGGTAACCGACCAGTATCTCGAATATCTTGAGCTGATGAAGCTTCTCGACCTGACGATAGCCGGCGAGTTCCTCGTCATGGCGGCGACGCTCATGCATATAAAGTCGAAGATGTTACTGCCGCCGGAACCGTCGGAGGGCGAGGAGAAGGCCGAGGAAGATCCTCGGGCCGAACTGGTGCGGCGCCTTCTGGAATATAAGAAATTTAAAGAGGCGGCGTCTGAACTTTCGCACATGGAGTCACAGCATAAGCATTTTTTCGCGAGGGTCGGCCCCGGCATAAAGATAGACGATCTGCCGAAGGAAGAGACTTTATTTGAGGCGAGCTTATTCGATCTTATAACCGCGTTCACGAAGGTATTGAAAGACATACCGAGGGATATATTTTATAAAGTGGTTAAAGACGAGTTTACGGTGTCGGAGAAGATACACGATATCATTCACATGCTCGTCGATAACGGCAAGATAATGTTTACGGATCTTTTTAAAGCGGCAAAAAATAAATTCGAGGTTATAACGCTTTTCCTGGCACTGCTGGAGTTGATAAAGATGCGGGAGGTTGTCGTCCTGCAGGGTGCGCCTTTTGGCGACATAGAAGTAATGAAAAATGCCGAAACCGCTAAACCGGTTAACGAGGTAAAAGAAGATGGACAGGGACCAAAGTAAGAAGATAATAGAAGCTCTTTTATTTGTGAGTGACAAGCCGATTTCGATAGATACATTCAAGGATGTCTTAAAAGAGGTTGAGCCTACGGAGATCAGGGCCGTTATCGAAGAATTGAACGCTGACTATTCTTCTTCCGGCAGGAGTTTTGCCATAAAAGAGATCGCCGGCGGGTTCCAGATGTTGACGGATCCCGTATACAGTAAGTGGATATCCGCGATGTACAAGCGTCCGGCCGATCGTCTCACCGGCCCGTCGCTCGAGACTCTGGCGATAATAGCTTACAGGCAACCGTTGACGCGGGCTCAGATAGAGATGATAAGGGGTGTCAGCGCCGACGGCGTGGTGCGCACATTGGAAGAGCGCGGATTCATACGCCCGCGCGGGCGCGTGGACGGGCCGGGCAGGCCGATACTTTACGGCACCACTACGGAATTTTTACAACATTTTGGATTGAAGTCGCTCGATGAATTGCCGAAATTAAAAGAGTTTCAGGAGAGTGATCTTGATTTTATTAGAGAGAAAGATAAACATGAGATAGTTAAAACTGAGACAGGCCAGGGTGCCGAAACGGTCCAGGCCGGCGTGTCAGATCAGGGTACCGAAGCGGATCAGGTAAAGCCAAAAGAGGAGAATTCGAATGAAGATCAACAAATTACGCAAAACAGTTGATGCTTCGACCGGCTCAGCATCAACCCTGAGCAAGCAAACTATTGTAGGCGTTGGGCGCGCGCGTCGAAGGGTTGATTCGATAGATTCTCAGCTGTTGCGGCTCCTGAATGAAAGAGCCAAAGTCATACTCGGCATAGGGAAATCGAAGGCCCGTACTAATGGTTCGATATATGTTCCGGAGCGGGAAAAAGAGGTTTACAGGAAGATTGCCGCGAATAATATGGGGCCGTTGTCTGCGGGATCGCTTAAGGCGATATATAGGGAGATCATGTCCGGTTCGTTTGAACTGGAGAGGCCGCTTGTCATAGCTTATCTGGGGCCCGAGTGCACGTTCACGCATTTAGCCGGTATGAAAAAGTTTGGCGCAAGCGTGTCGTATAAAGCATGCGGAACCATAACGGATATATTCAGCGAGGTCGAAAAAGGGATGGCCGATTACGGCGTAGTCCCGATAGAGAATTCCATTGAGGGGGCGGTAAACCATACGCTCGATATGTTCATCGACTCCGCGCTTAAAATATGCTCCGAGATATATCTCGACGTGACGCACAACCTTCTCGTTAAATCTGCCGGTAAGGGCAGGATACGCAAGGTTTATTCGAAGGCAGAAGTATTCGGCCAGTGCAGGATATGGCTTGAGTCGAACCTGCCGGGCGCGGAACTTGTGGAAGTTTCGAGTACCGCGAAAGCGGCCGAGATGACCGCGAAAGAGGGCGCCGCGTGTGCCTGCATAGCCAGCGATCTGGCCGCGGAGAAATATAAGCTTACGATTTTAAACAGGTCGATACAGGATAGCGCTCACAACGTTACTCGCTTTCTTGTCATCGGTAAGTATGACGCTATGCCTACGAACGAGGACAAGACGTCCATAATGTTCTCGGTAAAAGATCGCTCCGGCGCGCTTCACGATATGCTCGTTCCGTTCAAAAGACACAAGATAAACATGACGAAGATAGAGTCGAGGCCGTCGAAAGTCAGGGCGTGGGAGTACTACTTCTTTGTGGACTTAGAGGGGCATTACAAGAATGCGAAAGTGAATAAAGCGCTGGATGAGTTGGACGCGCAAGCGTCGTTTGTAAAGGTGTTGGGGTCGTATCCGGCTGAGGAGATTATGTGAAGAATCTGGTTAAAATGAATATACTGAATGTTAAAAATTACGTTCCGGGGAAACCCATTGAAGAGGTTCAAAGGGAGCTTGGGTTGAAGAATGTGATAAAGCTCGCTTCCAACGAGAACTGCTTCGGGCCGTCGCCTATGGCTGTTGCCGCTATCAGGAGGGCGCTCCGGAGCATCAATAGGTACCCGGACAGCTCGTCGTTTTATCTAAAGAAGAAGCTGGCCGCTTTTCTTGGCGTCGGGGAGAGCAATCTTATATTCGGCAACGGCTCGGACGAAATCATAAGCATGGCCATCAGGACATTTGTGGGTGACGGCGATGAGGTTGTCATAGCCAAACCTACATTCCTTATATACGAGATAGGTTCTCAGCTTCAGAACGCGAAGATAAAGTTCGTTCCTATCACAAAGGAATTGAAACATGATTTAAAAGAGATGAAGAAAGCGATAACCGCGAATACGAAGCTTGTCTTCATAGCAAATCCGGACAACCCTACCGGAACTTATATCACCAAGAAAGAGCTGGACGAGTTTATGCATGGCCTGCCCGAGAATCTCGTGGTGTTCTTAGACGAGGCTTATTTTGAATTCGCGTATTACAGCTTTAAAGATTATCCTAACGGCATAGATTATTTAAAGAGGCCGGGTCTTGTCATCGCCAGGACTTTTTCGAAAGTTTATGGATTGGCGGGTTTAAGGATCGGATACGGTATTTCAAATCCGGAGGTCATAAGCTGTATGGAACGCGTCAGGGAGCCGTTCAATATAAATATACTGGCTCAGGCAGGCGCTTTTGCCGCCCTCGAAGACCAGGCGTTCCTTAAAAAGACGATAGCGCATGTAGAGATGGAGCGCGAATACCTGTATTCCGCGTTTCGCAAGATAGGGCTCGAGTATACCAGGAGCGCGACCAACTTCGTCATCGTCAATACCGGTAAAGATTGCAAGGTGGTTTTTAATGACCTGCTCAAAGAAGGTGTTATTGTGCGTGACATGAAGGCGTGGGGGCTCGATACATCTATCCGCGTTACCATAGGCACGAAAGCGGAGAATAAGCGTTTTGTATCAGCGCTTAAAAAAGTCCTAAAATAGGAGTTTCGCAATGATCATTGTAATGCGTCCGGATGCTTCGAAGAAGCAGGTGGATCATCTCGTTAAAAAGATACACGCGTTGGGTCTTAAACCATGGGTGTCAAAAGGCGTCGAGAGAACGATAGTCGGCGTTATCGGCGAAGAGGATATTATAAGGGTCCAGCCGCTTGAGGTATTTCCCGGCGTAGAAAAAGTACTACAGATATTAAAGCCGTACAAACTGGCGTCCCGTGATTTTAAAAAGGATGACAGTATTATAAATATCGCCTCCGGCGTAAAGGTCGGAGCGAAGAAGCTGGTAGTCATGGCGGGGCCGTGTTCCGTAGAGAGCGAAAAGCTCCTTATCGATATCGCGAAGAAAGTAAAAGCCGCCGGCGCTACCATCTTAAGGGGCGGAGCTTTCAAACCGAGGACATCACCGTATTCATTCCAGGGGCTGGGCCTAAAAGGCCTGAAATTTCTCGCCGAGGCGAAGAAACAGACTGGCCTTCAGATCGTTACGGAACTTATGGATGTGCGCGACTTAGATATGGTGCTTAAATATGCGGATATAATACAGATCGGCGCGCGGAATATGCAGAACTTCAATCTCCTGAAGGAAGTAGGTAAGACGAAGAAACCCGTGCTCTTAAAACGCGGTATGGCCAACACGATAAAAGAGCTTTTGATGTCCGCCGAATACATACTGGCGGAAGGAAATTTTAATGTCATGTTATGCGAACGCGGTATACGGACTTTTGAGGATGCTACCCGTTTTACTTTCGATACAGCCGCTATTCCGGTTATAAAGAGCCTGAGCCATCTACCCGTTATCGCGGATCCTTCGCACGCTACCGGTAAATGGGGGCTCGTCGCGCCGTGCGCTAAGGCGGCCGTCGCGGCCGGAGCCGATGGGCTCATCGTCGAAGTTCATCCTGCGCCGGAAGAGGCAATGTCGGACGGAGAGCAGTCGCTTTTGCCGGAGAATTTCGCGAAGATGATGAAAGAGATAAAAGTATTGGCCAAAGCGGTCGGCAGAGAGCTATGAAGCGATTTAAAAAAATAACCATTATCGGCGTCGGTCTTATTGGCGGCTCTATCGGCCTTGCAATAAAGAAGAGAGGTCTCGCCAAAGAGGTTGCCGGCGTTTTTCATCGCCGTTCAACGCTTCAAAAAGCGCTTAAATGCAAGGCGGTAGATAAAGGTTTTATGAATATTAAAGACGGGGTTCGCGGCGCGGATCTTATAATACTCGCCGCGCCGGTTTCCAATATCGCCTCAATAGGCCGTGAAGCCATGAGATATGCAACGGCCGGCGCCATAATTACCGATGTCGGCAGTACGAAGAGCCTTATAGTCAGACGGATGGAGAAGGTCCTGAAGGCGGATTCGGCGGATTTTGTCGGGTCTCATCCTATGGCGGGGTCGGAACATGCCGGTGTGGAATTTGCCAGAGGCGATCTTATGGATGGCTCACCGTGCATAGTGACAAAAACACTTAAAACCAAAAAAGCGGTCATTGCAAAAGTAGCGAATTTCTGGAAAAGTCTCGGCGCCAAGGTAACGGTTATGACGCCGTCCCGGCACGATAGAAGCGTCGCCCTGATAAGTCACCTGCCGCATATCGTAGCTTTTGGCCTGGCGGCGGCTGTGCCGGAGAGGGAACTTGCCTATGCGGCCGAGGGGTTTAAAGATACGACGAGAGTGGCTTCGAGCGACCCGTATTTGTGGGCTGACATATTTTCGACGAATAGGATAGAGACTATTAAGGCGTGCCGGATGTTTGAAAGATCGTACAAAGACATAATTAAAGCGCTCGTGAAGAATGATTATCAGGGAATCGTCAGGGCTCTGAAAAAAGGAAAAGCGAAACGGGACAAGTTTGCATATGGCTCGACGAAGTAATGGGCTTCTAATAGCTATCGACGGTCCTGCCGGAAGCGGCAAGAGCACGGTTTCCAAGCTGGTGGCAAAGGCGCTCGGAGTTCTTTATATAGATACCGGGGCGATGTACAGGGCTCTTACGCTCAAAGCGATGCGAAGCAGGATAGATCTTAACGACGAAGGCGCTCTTGTGCGGTTGGCTAAGTCGACGGAGATAGACCTTAAGGGAGACCTGAGTAAGCTTGAGGTCTTTCTGGACGGCGAAGATGTCGCAGGTCTTATCCGGACGCCGGAACTGACGAATAATGTTAAATACATCGCGCGCGTTCCGGGGGTCAGGGCCGAGATGGTTCGTCTGCAACGATCGATAGGCGAAAGAGGCGCCGCCGTTCTTGAGGGCAGGGACATCGGCACGGTGGTATTCCCGGACGCCGATTATAAGTTTTATCTTGACGCGGATCCGGACGAGCGTGCCAGGCGCAGACACAAGGAGCTTGCTGAGGCCGGCCGGGCGGTGAGTTTAGACGAAATCAAAAAAGACGTTATCTTAAGAGACGAATCGGATATGAAAAGGTCCGTGGGCGCTTTGAAAAAAGCGCCGGGCGCTGTAATTATCGATACGACTAAGCTTTCGATAGATGAAGTTGTTGGTGAAATACTAGGGCACATAAAACCAAAAGCGTGATTATGTGGTACTTCATAGGGTGGTCGTTTTTTCTGATCTTTTTCAAAACATACCTTGGTTTTAGGGCGGTGGGCAGAAGCAATGTGCCGGCTAAGGGAGCGTTCATATTTGTTTCCAACCACTCAAGTTATTTTGATCCGATATTACTGGGAACGTCTCTTCGCAGGGCTCTTTACTATATGGCAAGGGAGAGTTTGTTTCATAAGCCGATATCAAATTGGGCCATGAAACAAGTTCATGCCTTTCCGATAAAGAGAGAGCGCGGCGATCTCGGGGCGTTAAGGCAGGCGCTCGCGATATTACGCGACGGCAAGCCGCTCGTTATGTTCCCGGAGGGGACGCGTTCTAAGTCTGCGCAATTGAGGAGCGCGAAGCCGGGCGTAGGCTTTATAGTAGCGAAAGCGCGCGTGCCGGTTATCCCGGCGTATATCGACGGCTCATTGGAAGCGTTGCCCGGGAGCCTGAAGACTCTGAAGAGGCATCCCGTAACGGTCTATATAGGAGAGCCGATAGTGTTCGATTTTACGGGTTTTGGCAATAGTAAAGAAGCTTATCAGCAAATCGCGGATGAGATAATGAATAAGATCGCCGCCCTGAAAGATAGATATGTCAGTAAAGCTGGCTAAAAAGACCGGCTTCTGTTTCGGGGTAAAACGCGCCGTTGGTATGGCGGAAGATGCTCTGGCGCGAAAAAAGAGGCCGATATATTCATTAGGTTCGATAATTCATAACGATCAGGTTGTGGCGGGTCTTTCAAGAAAAGGTTTGAAGGTAATAAAGAATATAAATGATATCAAGAAGGGGGTGCTTGTAATATCCTCTCACGGGCTAAGCCCGAAAATAACAACGTCTATAAGAATGAGAGGTATAGACATAATAGACACAACATGTCCTTTTGTACTCAAGGCACAAAGGATAGCCGGCGCCTCAAATATTAAAGGCCGCATAGTGGTGATAGTAGGTGATAAGCATCATCCTGAGGTTAGGGCGCTGGTTGATTTTGCGGGCCGGAAGGCGTTTGTGGTCAAAAACAGACAGCAGGCCATGACCCTGAAATTGGGCAAGGCCGACAAGGTGAGCGTGATATCGCAGACGACACAATCGAAGAAGAACTTCATCGACGTGGTAAAGGCGATAGCGCTTAAAAAACCGGGAACGCTCGAGGTCTTCGATACGATATGTGCCGACGCCGAATCGCGTCAGGCAAAAGCATCGGAGCTCTCCCGGCAAGTAGGTGTAATGATCGTCGTAGGCGGCAGGAAGAGCGCTAACACAAAGCGGCTTCTTGGTATATGCGCCGAAAACGCCGGAGGCAGAGCGCACCTTATCGAAACGGAGTCGGAGATTAAGTCCGGTTGGTTTTTGCCGGGTAGCGCGATAGGGGTGACCAGCGGCGCATCGACGCCCGACTGGATGGTTGAAAAGGTAGTTGACAGAATAAGCAATATCCAAAGAGCACAAACTAAAAAATAAAACAAGAAAGGGGTTGTTTCATTAATGTCAGAAGAAAAAAATAACGTTGAAGAACTAAAAAAAGAAGAACCCAAGGGGGAAGGGCGGCAGAGTTTTGCCGACCTGTATCAGCAGAGCATAGTCGATATCAAGGAAGGCCAGATAGTAAAAGGCAAAATCATCGCCATAAATCCGAAGGATGTCGTGATCGATATAGGTTATAAATCGGAAGGCGCGGTCAATATCTCCGAGTTTTCGGATCCGGACGCGATAAAGATAGGCGACGAGGTTGACGTCTATCTCGAGTCGAAGGAAGATGAGAACGGTATGGTCGTCCTCTCCAAGCAGAAGGCGGAGCGCGCTGTAGGATGGGAGATGGTTATTTCCAGGTACGGCGAAGGCGATATAGTCGATGGAAAAGTCTCGAAGAAGGTAAAAGGCGGCTTCATGGTCAATATCGGTGTCGAGGCGTTTTTGCCGGCGTCGCTTGCCGCGCTTAAAGGCTTCGGTAATCTGAATCAGCTCATCGGTCAGACATTCCCGTTCAAAGTGGTGAAGATAAACAAGGCACGTAAGAATATAGTGGTGTCGCGCAAAGACGTGCTTCAGGCTCAGAAGGATGAGGATAAGAAGAAAGTTTTCGACGCGCTCCAGAAGGGCGCTATCGTCAATGGTATAGTCAGGAACATAACCGACTTCGGCGCGTTCGTGGATCTCGGCGCCGGCATGACGGGGCTTTTGCATATCACCGACATGAGTTGGGGCAGAGTATCGCATCCGAGCGAAGTGTTAGCCATAGGCGACAAGATCGATGTCATGGTGCTCGACTTCGACGCGACTTCCGGCCGCGTGTCTCTGGGATTAAAACAGAAGACCCAGAATCCGTGGGAACTCGTGGATACGAAGTATCCGTCAGGTAGCCGCATAAAAGGCAACGTAGTCAACCTCGTGCCGTATGGCGCGTTTGTGGAACTTGAGAAAGGCGTGGAGGGATTGCTCCATATATCCGAGCTTTCATGGACGAAGAAGTATGCTAATCCGAATGAGCTTCTCGCGATAGGCGACAGGATAGAAGTACAGGTTCTGGAAGTGGACAAAAATAATAAAAAGATTTCCCTCGGACTAAAACAGCTCGAGGCAAATCCGTGGATAGGGGTTGAAGAGAAATACCCCGTAGGAACCAAGGTTAAAGGCAAGATACGCAATCTGACCGACTACGGCGCTTTCGTGGAGCTTGAGGACGGTATCGATGGCCTCATTCACGTTTCCGATATATCATGGACCAAGCGCATAGGTCACCCTAAGGATGTGTTCAAAAAAGGTGAGAAGGTCGAAGCGGTAGTCCTGGCGTCGGATGCGAGCAACCGAAGGATATCTCTCGGCATAAAGCAGTTGACGCCGGATCCGTGGGATGAGATCGCCGGCAAGTATGCGGCGGATAGCATAATGAGCGGCAAGGTTACGAAAGTGGCTAATTTTGGCCTATTCGTAGAGATAGACAAAGACCTTGAAGGGCTTGTGCACATCTCTGAGATATCTATAGGAGAGGGCGAGAAGCTTGAAGAAAAGTTCAAGGCGGGGGACGAGTTAAAAGTAAAGCTCCTCAAGATCGACTCGATCCAACATAAGATAGCATTGAGTATCAAAGAAGTGTAGGTAGTATTAAGTTATTGTTCGAGCGAGCGAACGGAGTGAGTGAATCGAGAACTTCTCGACTCGCGGCTTCGCCGCTCGCTCGAAGAATAGCATGAATAGAGACCGCCCCTATTTTTATTTTCTATCGAAGAATGGATTTTTACCCGTAACGCTTAAAGGAATTCCCAGGGCTTGCTTTACTTCTTTGCCGAAAAATTTCATGTCGATGCACGCCCTGCCTATCGAGTACATTATCCTGTTGTCTATATGGGCTCGGTCAGCGATATCGGCCGCGGAGCTTATCGCTATGCCGAGGTCGACCGAATTAAACGAACATACCCCGTCGGAAGCTTTTAGTTTATCGCAGACGGGATAACCGCAGAATCCGCAATTTAATCCCGCCGGATTTGATCTTACTCCTATTATTAGTATTGCGGGTGAAGCGGATATGGAATCTGCGTCCCTTTCAAAACTCGGCCTGTTCTCATTTTTCGATATCTTTTTCATTTGCGAAATAAGCTTATCTCTTATTTGCGTATCGTCTATTACCATAACATCGATGTTGTCTATACCGCGGGTTTTTGGCGCTGTTCTGGCGGCGGCGGCCATATTACTCGCGGCCATTGCGACCGCTTCTTTTTCAAGCTCCCCGGATCTCT
This genomic stretch from Candidatus Omnitrophota bacterium harbors:
- a CDS encoding segregation/condensation protein A; its protein translation is MTYKVKLDVFEGPLDLLLYLIQKEEVDIYDIPIAKVTDQYLEYLELMKLLDLTIAGEFLVMAATLMHIKSKMLLPPEPSEGEEKAEEDPRAELVRRLLEYKKFKEAASELSHMESQHKHFFARVGPGIKIDDLPKEETLFEASLFDLITAFTKVLKDIPRDIFYKVVKDEFTVSEKIHDIIHMLVDNGKIMFTDLFKAAKNKFEVITLFLALLELIKMREVVVLQGAPFGDIEVMKNAETAKPVNEVKEDGQGPK
- the scpB gene encoding SMC-Scp complex subunit ScpB; the encoded protein is MDRDQSKKIIEALLFVSDKPISIDTFKDVLKEVEPTEIRAVIEELNADYSSSGRSFAIKEIAGGFQMLTDPVYSKWISAMYKRPADRLTGPSLETLAIIAYRQPLTRAQIEMIRGVSADGVVRTLEERGFIRPRGRVDGPGRPILYGTTTEFLQHFGLKSLDELPKLKEFQESDLDFIREKDKHEIVKTETGQGAETVQAGVSDQGTEADQVKPKEENSNEDQQITQNS
- the pheA gene encoding prephenate dehydratase, whose protein sequence is MKINKLRKTVDASTGSASTLSKQTIVGVGRARRRVDSIDSQLLRLLNERAKVILGIGKSKARTNGSIYVPEREKEVYRKIAANNMGPLSAGSLKAIYREIMSGSFELERPLVIAYLGPECTFTHLAGMKKFGASVSYKACGTITDIFSEVEKGMADYGVVPIENSIEGAVNHTLDMFIDSALKICSEIYLDVTHNLLVKSAGKGRIRKVYSKAEVFGQCRIWLESNLPGAELVEVSSTAKAAEMTAKEGAACACIASDLAAEKYKLTILNRSIQDSAHNVTRFLVIGKYDAMPTNEDKTSIMFSVKDRSGALHDMLVPFKRHKINMTKIESRPSKVRAWEYYFFVDLEGHYKNAKVNKALDELDAQASFVKVLGSYPAEEIM
- the hisC gene encoding histidinol-phosphate transaminase, translated to MKNLVKMNILNVKNYVPGKPIEEVQRELGLKNVIKLASNENCFGPSPMAVAAIRRALRSINRYPDSSSFYLKKKLAAFLGVGESNLIFGNGSDEIISMAIRTFVGDGDEVVIAKPTFLIYEIGSQLQNAKIKFVPITKELKHDLKEMKKAITANTKLVFIANPDNPTGTYITKKELDEFMHGLPENLVVFLDEAYFEFAYYSFKDYPNGIDYLKRPGLVIARTFSKVYGLAGLRIGYGISNPEVISCMERVREPFNINILAQAGAFAALEDQAFLKKTIAHVEMEREYLYSAFRKIGLEYTRSATNFVIVNTGKDCKVVFNDLLKEGVIVRDMKAWGLDTSIRVTIGTKAENKRFVSALKKVLK
- the aroF gene encoding 3-deoxy-7-phosphoheptulonate synthase — protein: MIIVMRPDASKKQVDHLVKKIHALGLKPWVSKGVERTIVGVIGEEDIIRVQPLEVFPGVEKVLQILKPYKLASRDFKKDDSIINIASGVKVGAKKLVVMAGPCSVESEKLLIDIAKKVKAAGATILRGGAFKPRTSPYSFQGLGLKGLKFLAEAKKQTGLQIVTELMDVRDLDMVLKYADIIQIGARNMQNFNLLKEVGKTKKPVLLKRGMANTIKELLMSAEYILAEGNFNVMLCERGIRTFEDATRFTFDTAAIPVIKSLSHLPVIADPSHATGKWGLVAPCAKAAVAAGADGLIVEVHPAPEEAMSDGEQSLLPENFAKMMKEIKVLAKAVGREL
- a CDS encoding prephenate dehydrogenase encodes the protein MKRFKKITIIGVGLIGGSIGLAIKKRGLAKEVAGVFHRRSTLQKALKCKAVDKGFMNIKDGVRGADLIILAAPVSNIASIGREAMRYATAGAIITDVGSTKSLIVRRMEKVLKADSADFVGSHPMAGSEHAGVEFARGDLMDGSPCIVTKTLKTKKAVIAKVANFWKSLGAKVTVMTPSRHDRSVALISHLPHIVAFGLAAAVPERELAYAAEGFKDTTRVASSDPYLWADIFSTNRIETIKACRMFERSYKDIIKALVKNDYQGIVRALKKGKAKRDKFAYGSTK
- the cmk gene encoding (d)CMP kinase yields the protein MARRSNGLLIAIDGPAGSGKSTVSKLVAKALGVLYIDTGAMYRALTLKAMRSRIDLNDEGALVRLAKSTEIDLKGDLSKLEVFLDGEDVAGLIRTPELTNNVKYIARVPGVRAEMVRLQRSIGERGAAVLEGRDIGTVVFPDADYKFYLDADPDERARRRHKELAEAGRAVSLDEIKKDVILRDESDMKRSVGALKKAPGAVIIDTTKLSIDEVVGEILGHIKPKA
- a CDS encoding lysophospholipid acyltransferase family protein, which codes for MWYFIGWSFFLIFFKTYLGFRAVGRSNVPAKGAFIFVSNHSSYFDPILLGTSLRRALYYMARESLFHKPISNWAMKQVHAFPIKRERGDLGALRQALAILRDGKPLVMFPEGTRSKSAQLRSAKPGVGFIVAKARVPVIPAYIDGSLEALPGSLKTLKRHPVTVYIGEPIVFDFTGFGNSKEAYQQIADEIMNKIAALKDRYVSKAG
- the ispH gene encoding 4-hydroxy-3-methylbut-2-enyl diphosphate reductase, with amino-acid sequence MSVKLAKKTGFCFGVKRAVGMAEDALARKKRPIYSLGSIIHNDQVVAGLSRKGLKVIKNINDIKKGVLVISSHGLSPKITTSIRMRGIDIIDTTCPFVLKAQRIAGASNIKGRIVVIVGDKHHPEVRALVDFAGRKAFVVKNRQQAMTLKLGKADKVSVISQTTQSKKNFIDVVKAIALKKPGTLEVFDTICADAESRQAKASELSRQVGVMIVVGGRKSANTKRLLGICAENAGGRAHLIETESEIKSGWFLPGSAIGVTSGASTPDWMVEKVVDRISNIQRAQTKK
- a CDS encoding 30S ribosomal protein S1, producing the protein MSEEKNNVEELKKEEPKGEGRQSFADLYQQSIVDIKEGQIVKGKIIAINPKDVVIDIGYKSEGAVNISEFSDPDAIKIGDEVDVYLESKEDENGMVVLSKQKAERAVGWEMVISRYGEGDIVDGKVSKKVKGGFMVNIGVEAFLPASLAALKGFGNLNQLIGQTFPFKVVKINKARKNIVVSRKDVLQAQKDEDKKKVFDALQKGAIVNGIVRNITDFGAFVDLGAGMTGLLHITDMSWGRVSHPSEVLAIGDKIDVMVLDFDATSGRVSLGLKQKTQNPWELVDTKYPSGSRIKGNVVNLVPYGAFVELEKGVEGLLHISELSWTKKYANPNELLAIGDRIEVQVLEVDKNNKKISLGLKQLEANPWIGVEEKYPVGTKVKGKIRNLTDYGAFVELEDGIDGLIHVSDISWTKRIGHPKDVFKKGEKVEAVVLASDASNRRISLGIKQLTPDPWDEIAGKYAADSIMSGKVTKVANFGLFVEIDKDLEGLVHISEISIGEGEKLEEKFKAGDELKVKLLKIDSIQHKIALSIKEV
- a CDS encoding DUF2148 domain-containing protein, with the protein product MKRSGELEKEAVAMAASNMAAAARTAPKTRGIDNIDVMVIDDTQIRDKLISQMKKISKNENRPSFERDADSISASPAILIIGVRSNPAGLNCGFCGYPVCDKLKASDGVCSFNSVDLGIAISSAADIADRAHIDNRIMYSIGRACIDMKFFGKEVKQALGIPLSVTGKNPFFDRK